A part of Lacinutrix sp. 5H-3-7-4 genomic DNA contains:
- a CDS encoding DUF2490 domain-containing protein encodes MAQNYFSALGEHNLSINHKVSGIYKYNFSVSTRHYIYNNEATNAHIRQLDFKHFSTYSLSLDNSISLGLQYRNRDWFEHPNNEIRITQQFNTITRLRALRFGHRFRAEQRITNPKTTHRFRYRFAVDFPLNGEQLNIGEAYIVATNEALYSVARATKPELDYRITTQLGWLYSKNLKLQFGLEYRFEGFNIEKNQKLHVLTSGVIKI; translated from the coding sequence ATGGCTCAAAATTATTTTTCGGCATTAGGCGAGCATAATTTAAGTATTAATCATAAAGTTTCTGGTATTTACAAATACAACTTTAGTGTTTCTACACGCCATTATATTTATAATAACGAAGCAACTAATGCACATATAAGACAATTAGATTTTAAACATTTTTCAACTTATAGTTTAAGTTTAGATAATAGTATTAGCCTTGGTTTACAGTATAGAAATAGAGATTGGTTTGAACACCCTAATAATGAAATAAGAATCACGCAGCAATTTAATACAATAACAAGACTACGCGCTTTAAGGTTTGGGCATAGATTTAGAGCCGAACAAAGAATAACAAACCCAAAAACAACGCATAGATTTAGATATAGATTTGCTGTAGATTTTCCATTAAATGGTGAACAATTAAATATTGGAGAAGCTTATATTGTTGCTACCAACGAAGCTTTATATAGTGTTGCAAGAGCAACAAAACCAGAGCTGGATTATAGAATTACTACACAACTAGGTTGGCTATACTCTAAAAACTTAAAGTTACAATTTGGATTAGAATATAGATTTGAAGGTTTTAATATTGAAAAAAACCAGAAACTACATGTATTAACCTCTGGAGTTATTAAAATTTAA
- a CDS encoding TonB-dependent receptor, giving the protein MKSILKNAILSLAVLLATTHLLAQEIKQDTTKVEALSEVLLSSTRAKDKTPLAFTNIKKEELESLNLGQDLPILLDQLPSVVTTSDAGAGVGYTGIRVRGSDATRVNVTINGIPYNDAESQGTFWVNMPDFVSSVEDIQLQRGVGTSANGSGAFGASLNLKTLNPSQTGYASTTNAVGSYGTRKHNISFGSGLNNNFYAEGRLSKIKSDGYIDRASSDLSSYYTEAGFLNENTSIKAIVFGGKEITYQSWYGTPEAVVNNDREGIQAFIDRNFPSDAEAENLLNSGRTYNFYTYDNQVDNYEQTHYQLHVSHRFNQNFSANLSGNFTRGKGFFEQFKDNEELGDYFPENPNAAEEGDVVRRRWLDNKFTAIVYSLNYKKNKLNLYLGGGFNSYNGDHFGELIWDSFATEVPIRSEYYFSVGEKRDFSTYIKGEYDINSNLFAFVDVQYRKVNYKSFGTSSDLLNIDVDKDYDFFNPKLGLTYKINNFNSVYGSFAVANREPNRDDLTKNPITPKAERLNDFEFGYRLKKPNYYATANLYYMNYKDQLVLTGDLDDVGDPIRQNVAESFRAGIELQAGYKFSNKLRIDANATFSKNEIKEFNYVVFDTQYDPNTFDTVSYEPIVTNLTNTDISFSPNVIAGGTLTYSPIKNLNLGFISKYVGKQFLDNTSSDSKSIDSYFVNNFNASFKLQPEWIKEISFNLLVNNVFNSEYVSNGYTYSYFYRPENSNDDAVTENFYYPQAKRNFLLGMTLKF; this is encoded by the coding sequence ATGAAATCGATATTAAAAAATGCCATTTTAAGTTTAGCAGTCTTGCTAGCAACAACACATTTACTTGCACAAGAGATAAAGCAAGACACAACAAAAGTCGAAGCACTTAGTGAGGTTTTATTATCATCTACTCGGGCAAAAGACAAAACACCATTAGCTTTTACAAATATAAAAAAAGAGGAGTTAGAGTCTTTAAATTTAGGTCAAGATTTACCTATACTTTTAGATCAATTACCATCTGTTGTTACCACAAGTGATGCCGGTGCAGGAGTTGGTTACACTGGTATAAGAGTTCGTGGTAGTGACGCTACAAGAGTAAATGTTACTATTAATGGAATCCCTTATAACGATGCAGAAAGTCAAGGAACGTTTTGGGTAAATATGCCAGATTTTGTGTCGTCTGTAGAAGATATTCAATTACAACGTGGTGTAGGAACATCGGCAAATGGTTCTGGTGCTTTTGGAGCAAGTTTAAATTTAAAAACCTTAAATCCTTCGCAAACAGGATATGCTTCTACAACAAACGCTGTAGGATCTTATGGTACAAGAAAACACAATATAAGCTTTGGGTCTGGTTTAAATAACAACTTTTATGCTGAAGGACGATTGTCTAAAATTAAAAGTGATGGTTATATAGATAGAGCATCATCAGACTTATCTTCTTATTATACCGAAGCTGGATTTTTAAATGAAAACACCTCTATTAAAGCCATTGTTTTTGGTGGAAAAGAAATTACTTACCAGTCATGGTATGGAACTCCTGAGGCTGTAGTAAATAACGACAGAGAAGGTATTCAAGCATTTATAGATAGAAATTTCCCGTCTGATGCAGAAGCAGAAAACCTTTTAAACTCTGGTAGAACTTATAATTTTTATACTTACGACAATCAAGTAGATAATTACGAACAAACACATTACCAATTACATGTTTCTCACCGTTTTAATCAAAATTTTTCGGCTAATCTTTCAGGTAATTTTACAAGAGGAAAAGGCTTTTTTGAGCAATTTAAAGATAATGAAGAGTTAGGTGACTATTTTCCAGAAAATCCTAATGCGGCAGAAGAAGGTGATGTAGTTAGAAGACGTTGGTTAGATAATAAGTTTACTGCAATTGTATATTCTTTAAATTATAAAAAGAACAAACTTAACCTTTATTTAGGTGGTGGTTTTAACTCTTATAATGGAGATCACTTTGGAGAGTTAATTTGGGATTCTTTTGCTACAGAGGTGCCTATTAGAAGTGAATACTATTTTTCAGTTGGTGAAAAACGTGATTTTAGTACTTACATAAAAGGCGAATATGATATTAATAGTAACCTTTTTGCTTTTGTAGATGTGCAGTATAGAAAGGTTAATTATAAGTCTTTTGGTACAAGTTCAGATTTATTAAATATTGATGTTGATAAGGATTACGATTTTTTTAATCCTAAATTGGGTTTAACCTACAAGATTAATAATTTTAATAGTGTTTATGGGTCTTTTGCAGTGGCAAATAGAGAGCCAAATCGTGATGATTTAACTAAAAACCCTATAACACCAAAAGCAGAGCGTTTAAACGATTTTGAGTTTGGTTACAGACTTAAAAAACCTAATTATTATGCTACTGCTAATTTATATTATATGAATTATAAGGATCAATTAGTTTTAACTGGGGATTTAGATGATGTTGGCGATCCAATTAGACAAAATGTTGCAGAAAGTTTTAGAGCAGGAATTGAGTTACAGGCAGGTTATAAGTTTTCTAATAAATTAAGAATTGATGCTAATGCTACTTTTAGTAAAAATGAGATTAAAGAGTTTAATTATGTTGTGTTTGATACACAATATGACCCAAATACTTTCGATACTGTTTCTTATGAGCCTATAGTTACCAATTTAACTAATACAGATATTTCGTTTTCACCCAATGTTATTGCTGGAGGAACTTTAACGTATTCACCTATTAAAAACTTAAATCTTGGTTTTATTTCTAAATATGTTGGTAAACAATTTTTAGATAATACGTCTAGCGACTCTAAGAGTATTGACTCTTACTTTGTTAATAATTTTAACGCTTCGTTTAAATTACAACCAGAATGGATTAAAGAAATTTCATTTAATTTATTAGTAAACAATGTGTTTAATAGCGAGTATGTTTCTAATGGTTATACTTATAGTTATTTTTATAGACCAGAGAATTCTAATGATGATGCTGTGACAGAGAATTTTTACTATCCGCAGGCAAAAAGAAACTTTTTACTTGGGATGACATTAAAGTTTTAA
- the greA gene encoding transcription elongation factor GreA yields MSKVSYYTAEGLKKLREELKHLKDVERVKASNAIAEARDKGDLSENAEYDAAKEAQGMLEMRISKLEDQLAGARIIDESQMDTSKILVLSKVKIKNQTNGMEMNYTLVADGEADLASGKISVNSPIGKGLLGKSVGDVAEISVPSGIMKFDIIEISR; encoded by the coding sequence ATGAGTAAAGTATCATATTATACAGCTGAAGGCTTAAAAAAACTTAGGGAAGAGCTTAAGCATTTAAAAGATGTAGAGCGTGTTAAGGCTAGTAATGCCATTGCAGAGGCACGCGATAAAGGAGATTTAAGTGAAAATGCCGAGTACGATGCCGCTAAAGAGGCACAAGGTATGCTTGAAATGCGTATTTCTAAATTAGAAGACCAATTGGCTGGTGCTAGAATTATTGATGAAAGCCAAATGGATACCTCTAAAATTTTAGTGCTTTCTAAAGTGAAAATTAAAAACCAAACTAACGGTATGGAAATGAACTATACTTTAGTGGCTGATGGTGAAGCAGATTTAGCTTCTGGAAAAATTTCTGTTAATTCTCCAATAGGAAAAGGTTTATTAGGAAAAAGCGTAGGTGATGTTGCAGAGATTAGTGTACCTAGCGGTATTATGAAATTTGATATTATCGAAATTTCTAGATAA
- a CDS encoding TonB family protein has protein sequence MKFKNSHKALAITFLIAGTLVLGILSLDMFKYNVQVSETLIDITPVEVVETTEKQKQNELQNSKSTNKAYNETKKYKHFAQAYKPIAPPEDFIDPRLENREHNDFKINKATKTKAKNTVNKQELTSFNGVNSILKKRANASANSSTEASANKNSSILYSLKGRTDTFLPVPVYLCESSGKIVVNITVSNTGKVIKTAINNASNSTNSCLQDYALDYAKNAHFNPSSKKSQIGTITFYFKGK, from the coding sequence TTGAAATTTAAAAACTCACATAAGGCATTAGCCATAACTTTTTTAATTGCAGGAACTTTAGTACTTGGTATATTGAGTTTAGATATGTTTAAATACAATGTACAGGTTTCTGAAACTCTAATAGACATAACACCTGTAGAAGTTGTTGAAACAACAGAAAAGCAAAAACAAAACGAGTTACAAAATAGCAAAAGCACAAATAAAGCTTATAATGAGACAAAAAAATATAAGCATTTTGCTCAAGCTTATAAACCTATAGCTCCACCTGAAGACTTTATAGATCCTCGATTAGAAAATAGAGAACATAATGATTTTAAAATAAATAAAGCTACTAAAACCAAAGCTAAAAACACGGTAAACAAACAAGAATTAACCTCTTTTAATGGTGTAAATTCTATTTTAAAAAAACGTGCTAATGCCTCTGCAAATAGTAGTACTGAAGCCTCTGCTAATAAAAACAGTTCTATACTATATTCTTTAAAAGGTAGAACAGATACTTTTTTACCTGTACCTGTTTATTTATGTGAATCTAGCGGAAAAATAGTAGTAAACATAACAGTTTCTAATACAGGAAAAGTTATTAAAACAGCTATTAATAACGCTTCAAACTCAACTAATTCTTGCCTGCAAGACTATGCCTTAGATTATGCTAAAAATGCGCATTTTAATCCTTCGTCTAAAAAATCTCAAATAGGAACTATTACATTTTATTTTAAAGGCAAATAA
- a CDS encoding flavin reductase family protein — protein MTSFEPKDLTTAKLHGYLLSAVAPRPIAFASTIDANGNANLSPFSFFNVFSANPPIMIFSPARRVRDNTTKHTLENAEATKEVVINVVNYNIVQQMSLSSTEYGKGINEFDKAGLTMVKSDIVKPFRVAESPVQFECKVNEIVKLGTEGGAGNLIICEVVKLHINDAVLNEKGSIDQEKLDLVSRAGGSYYSRAKSGFFEIPKPLTTLGIGVDMLPVAIKNSKILTGNDLGLLANVEALPTQESIEAFVKEHDITSLTEVEKHKKAQNLLSYGDVEKAWKVLLS, from the coding sequence ATGACTTCTTTTGAACCTAAAGATTTAACGACAGCAAAGCTTCATGGGTATTTACTTAGTGCAGTAGCACCAAGGCCAATTGCTTTTGCAAGTACAATAGATGCTAATGGTAATGCAAATTTATCGCCATTTAGTTTTTTTAATGTGTTTAGCGCAAATCCGCCAATAATGATATTTTCTCCAGCACGACGTGTAAGAGATAATACCACAAAACACACATTAGAAAATGCAGAGGCAACTAAAGAGGTTGTTATAAATGTTGTGAATTATAATATTGTGCAGCAAATGTCTTTAAGTAGTACAGAGTACGGAAAAGGCATAAACGAGTTTGATAAAGCTGGATTAACCATGGTTAAAAGCGATATTGTAAAACCTTTTAGAGTTGCAGAGTCACCAGTACAGTTTGAGTGTAAAGTAAACGAGATTGTAAAATTAGGAACCGAAGGTGGCGCAGGAAATTTAATTATTTGTGAAGTTGTTAAACTACACATTAATGATGCTGTGTTAAATGAAAAAGGAAGCATAGACCAAGAGAAATTAGATTTAGTATCTCGTGCTGGCGGAAGCTATTATAGTAGAGCGAAATCTGGTTTTTTTGAAATACCTAAACCTTTAACAACATTAGGAATTGGTGTAGATATGTTACCAGTAGCTATAAAAAATAGTAAAATATTAACAGGTAACGATTTAGGTTTGTTAGCAAATGTTGAAGCATTGCCAACTCAAGAAAGTATTGAGGCTTTTGTAAAAGAACATGACATAACTTCACTTACCGAAGTAGAAAAGCATAAAAAGGCACAAAATTTGCTTAGTTATGGTGATGTTGAAAAGGCATGGAAAGTATTATTATCGTAG
- the arfB gene encoding alternative ribosome rescue aminoacyl-tRNA hydrolase ArfB translates to MFNEELLIKEFNFKAIRSSGAGGQHVNKVSTKVELSFAILESNVLNEEQKQKILKKLANRISKDGAFILQCGESRSQYRNKNIAIFKTIELLKSALRTNKKRISTKVPKAVKLKRLKNKRLNSNKKTNRKKPDLN, encoded by the coding sequence ATGTTTAATGAAGAGTTACTTATAAAAGAGTTTAATTTTAAAGCAATAAGAAGTTCTGGAGCTGGAGGACAGCATGTAAATAAAGTATCAACAAAAGTTGAGTTGTCTTTTGCTATTTTAGAATCTAACGTACTCAATGAAGAGCAAAAACAAAAAATTTTAAAAAAACTCGCAAACCGAATCTCAAAAGATGGTGCTTTTATTTTACAATGCGGAGAAAGTAGAAGTCAATACCGAAACAAAAATATTGCAATTTTTAAAACAATAGAACTACTAAAATCTGCTTTACGTACTAATAAAAAAAGAATATCTACAAAAGTTCCAAAAGCAGTAAAACTAAAAAGATTAAAAAATAAACGCCTAAACTCTAATAAAAAAACAAATAGAAAAAAGCCAGATTTAAATTAA
- the truB gene encoding tRNA pseudouridine(55) synthase TruB, translated as MTLEDYQAGQVLLIDKPLNWTSFQVVNKLRWEIKQAFKIKKIKVGHAGTLDPLATGLLVICTGKMTKQINTFQGQIKEYTGTIVLGSTTPSFDLETEINKTFSTSHITNYLIHQTTKQFIGEIDQFPPVFSALKKDGKRLYEFARAGEDVEIKSRKITINAFEITNIKENTVDFRVVCSKGTYIRSLANDFGKALNSGGHLSVLRRTKIGDFNVENALSIESFITALPKKTE; from the coding sequence ATGACTCTTGAAGATTACCAAGCAGGACAAGTTTTGCTAATAGACAAGCCGTTAAATTGGACGTCATTTCAAGTTGTAAATAAATTACGTTGGGAGATTAAACAAGCCTTTAAAATAAAAAAAATTAAAGTTGGTCATGCTGGTACTCTAGATCCTTTAGCCACAGGATTACTAGTTATTTGCACAGGAAAAATGACCAAGCAAATAAATACATTTCAAGGTCAAATAAAAGAATACACAGGTACAATTGTTTTAGGTAGTACAACTCCATCTTTTGATTTAGAAACCGAAATAAACAAAACATTTTCTACAAGCCATATCACTAACTATTTAATACACCAAACAACCAAACAGTTTATTGGTGAAATAGACCAATTTCCACCTGTTTTTTCAGCATTAAAAAAAGATGGAAAAAGACTGTATGAATTTGCACGTGCTGGTGAAGATGTTGAAATAAAATCTAGAAAAATTACTATAAACGCTTTCGAGATCACAAATATTAAAGAAAACACTGTAGATTTTAGAGTAGTTTGCAGCAAAGGTACCTACATACGTTCTTTAGCAAACGATTTTGGAAAAGCACTAAATTCTGGTGGACACCTTTCTGTTTTACGCCGAACGAAAATTGGAGATTTTAATGTTGAAAATGCACTTTCTATTGAAAGTTTTATTACTGCATTACCTAAAAAAACGGAATAA
- a CDS encoding DUF3127 domain-containing protein produces the protein MEVQGKVKLIGETQSFGSNGFRKRELVVTTEEQYPQHIMIEFVQDKVDLLNNYQVGQDVKVNINLRGREWTNPQGEVKYFNSIQGWRIEGVQANAPAGAPEVPPAAAFEPATNLKEEDHDDLPF, from the coding sequence ATGGAAGTACAAGGAAAAGTAAAATTAATTGGAGAGACGCAATCTTTTGGAAGCAACGGATTTAGAAAAAGAGAATTAGTTGTAACAACAGAAGAGCAGTATCCACAACACATAATGATAGAGTTTGTTCAAGATAAAGTAGATTTATTAAACAACTATCAAGTAGGTCAAGATGTGAAAGTAAACATTAATTTACGTGGTAGAGAATGGACTAATCCTCAAGGAGAAGTAAAGTATTTTAACTCTATTCAAGGATGGAGAATAGAAGGTGTTCAAGCAAATGCACCAGCAGGAGCTCCAGAAGTACCGCCAGCGGCTGCTTTTGAGCCAGCAACTAATTTAAAAGAAGAAGATCACGACGATTTACCATTTTAA
- the aat gene encoding leucyl/phenylalanyl-tRNA--protein transferase: MHILNQHINFPQITEADHEGLLAIGGDLSVERLVLAYKSGIFPWFNEDEVILWWSPDPRFVLYPEDLKVSKSMRQFLRNCNFEVTINKDFKAVITNCAKVKRVGQSGTWITNSMINAYCKLHKLGYAKSVEVWDNNELVGGFYGVDLNNGVFCGESMFANKSNASKAAFITFIQNTNYSLIDCQVYTAHLERLGAKEISRTKFLSYLNFNNSRG, translated from the coding sequence ATGCATATATTAAATCAACATATAAATTTTCCTCAAATTACAGAAGCAGACCATGAAGGTTTATTAGCTATTGGTGGTGATTTATCTGTAGAGCGTTTGGTTTTAGCTTACAAAAGCGGCATTTTTCCATGGTTTAATGAAGACGAAGTCATTTTATGGTGGTCGCCAGACCCAAGATTTGTTTTATATCCAGAGGATTTAAAAGTGTCTAAAAGCATGAGGCAGTTTTTAAGAAATTGCAATTTTGAAGTTACTATAAATAAAGACTTTAAAGCTGTGATTACTAATTGTGCTAAGGTAAAACGTGTTGGGCAAAGTGGCACTTGGATTACCAACAGTATGATTAATGCTTATTGTAAATTACACAAATTAGGTTATGCAAAATCTGTTGAGGTTTGGGATAATAATGAGCTTGTTGGCGGTTTTTATGGTGTAGATTTAAATAATGGTGTGTTTTGTGGAGAAAGTATGTTTGCAAATAAAAGTAATGCTAGTAAAGCAGCATTTATAACTTTTATTCAAAATACCAATTATAGTCTTATAGATTGTCAAGTTTATACAGCACATTTAGAGCGTTTAGGTGCAAAAGAAATATCTAGAACTAAATTTTTAAGCTATTTAAATTTTAATAACTCCAGAGGTTAA
- a CDS encoding HIT family protein → MASIFTKIINGEIPSYKVAETDEFLAFLDVNPNAKGHTLCIPKKETDKIFDLDRVEYAGLMEFSRLVAKAIEKTIPCKRVGMSVIGLEVPHVHVHLIPLNSMEDARFINKVSLDKEAFEALAKAIQANL, encoded by the coding sequence ATGGCATCAATATTTACAAAAATAATTAATGGAGAAATACCTAGTTATAAAGTGGCAGAAACCGATGAGTTTTTAGCTTTTTTAGACGTAAACCCAAATGCAAAAGGCCATACATTGTGCATACCTAAAAAGGAGACTGATAAAATTTTTGATTTAGATAGAGTAGAATATGCTGGTTTAATGGAGTTTTCTAGGTTGGTAGCTAAGGCTATTGAAAAAACAATACCTTGTAAACGCGTTGGTATGTCTGTAATTGGTTTAGAGGTGCCACATGTTCATGTGCATTTAATACCTTTAAACTCTATGGAAGATGCTCGTTTTATAAATAAAGTAAGTTTAGATAAAGAGGCTTTTGAAGCTTTGGCTAAAGCAATACAAGCTAATTTATAA
- a CDS encoding thioredoxin family protein — protein METLQNTDLKRIIDQSLNKAISYQAYRDLVEELVETKLNTGNDITEALVNYTMLNDRRMKRWDKTVKVSEVVKQEVSNLKINQTWLVITESWCGDAAHVMPVMNKVAELNSGIDFKVVLRDENDDLMNRFLTNGGKSIPKLIIIDNDSNEVLDSYGPRPSTATKLVTDYKAKHGSLTPEFKEDLQRWYNKDKGQTAIKDLVNILKAS, from the coding sequence ATGGAAACACTACAAAATACAGATTTAAAACGCATTATAGATCAAAGTTTAAATAAAGCAATTTCTTACCAAGCTTATAGAGATTTGGTTGAAGAATTAGTGGAAACAAAATTGAATACAGGAAACGATATCACCGAAGCTTTAGTAAATTACACTATGCTTAACGATAGAAGAATGAAACGCTGGGATAAAACGGTAAAAGTATCTGAAGTTGTAAAACAAGAAGTTTCAAACTTAAAGATTAATCAAACTTGGTTAGTAATTACAGAGAGTTGGTGTGGTGATGCAGCTCATGTTATGCCCGTGATGAATAAGGTTGCAGAATTAAATAGTGGGATAGACTTTAAAGTTGTACTTCGTGATGAAAACGACGACTTGATGAATAGGTTTTTAACCAATGGAGGAAAATCTATACCTAAATTAATAATTATAGATAACGATAGTAATGAGGTTTTAGATTCTTACGGTCCAAGACCAAGTACAGCAACAAAATTAGTTACAGATTATAAGGCTAAACATGGTAGTTTAACACCGGAATTTAAAGAAGATTTACAACGTTGGTATAATAAAGATAAAGGTCAAACAGCAATTAAGGATTTGGTTAATATTTTAAAAGCCAGTTAA
- a CDS encoding DNA-3-methyladenine glycosylase I codes for MKKHKCGWCTGDELYEKYHDTEWAVPVHDDNVFFEFLILETFQAGLSWITILRKRENFKQAFDSFNYLKIANYKQDKIEELLNNEGIIRNKLKVNAAVTNAQAFIKTQEEFGSFSNYIWSFVNHTPIKNNVKNYKNAPANTKLSDTISKALKKRGYKFVGSTVVYAFLQATGLVNDHEVNCFRYEEV; via the coding sequence ATGAAAAAACACAAATGTGGCTGGTGTACTGGTGATGAACTTTATGAAAAGTACCACGACACAGAATGGGCTGTACCTGTTCATGATGACAATGTTTTTTTTGAATTTTTAATTTTAGAAACGTTTCAAGCTGGATTAAGTTGGATTACAATTTTGCGAAAACGTGAGAATTTTAAACAAGCTTTCGATAGTTTTAACTACTTAAAAATCGCAAATTATAAACAAGATAAAATTGAAGAGTTATTAAATAACGAAGGTATAATTAGAAATAAATTAAAAGTAAATGCAGCCGTTACAAATGCTCAGGCATTTATTAAAACTCAAGAGGAATTTGGTAGTTTTAGCAATTATATATGGAGTTTTGTAAACCATACACCAATTAAAAACAATGTTAAAAATTATAAAAATGCACCAGCAAACACCAAGCTAAGCGACACTATTAGTAAAGCTTTAAAAAAAAGAGGTTATAAATTTGTTGGCTCAACAGTTGTGTATGCTTTTTTACAAGCCACAGGTTTAGTAAATGACCACGAAGTAAATTGTTTTAGATATGAAGAAGTATAA
- a CDS encoding PAS domain-containing sensor histidine kinase, with product MFFTKNRQILRWIIIIASFAIISLILWNTYVFFQKFKDEERAKMEIWSAAQSDFSNSFNDLDSDVNAVVEKIITDTTSVTPMIMVDADNKISIIKNIDTSNISNTNVYLKKIKLQFEKENKPIDVKYKENYYGKIYYGNSNTLNKLKYYPLALLLIIILFAAVVYFFYRSSKIATQNKLWSGMAKETAHQIGTPLSSLIGWTEILKTEEVNPEYIVEIEKDIDRLQTITERFSKIGSLPTLEKADIVIETQKTYEYLKTRSSKLINFKIITPNQPVFVNLNPQLYSWTIENLVKNAIDAMKGKGSLTIKISNLENKVLIMVTDTGKGLTKKQFNSIFEPGYTTKKRGWGLGLSLARRIVEDFHGGKIKVAQSIIEKGTTMQITFKTI from the coding sequence ATGTTTTTTACAAAAAACAGACAAATTTTACGTTGGATTATAATTATAGCGTCGTTTGCTATTATCTCACTTATACTTTGGAACACCTATGTTTTTTTCCAAAAGTTTAAAGACGAAGAACGCGCTAAAATGGAAATTTGGTCTGCAGCACAAAGTGATTTTTCAAACAGTTTTAATGATCTAGATAGTGATGTAAATGCTGTAGTAGAAAAAATTATTACAGACACAACATCTGTAACACCTATGATAATGGTTGATGCAGACAATAAAATTAGCATTATAAAAAATATAGATACCTCTAATATTTCAAACACCAATGTTTATTTAAAGAAAATAAAACTTCAATTTGAAAAAGAAAACAAGCCTATAGATGTTAAGTATAAAGAAAACTATTATGGCAAAATTTACTACGGAAACTCAAATACTTTAAACAAATTAAAATACTATCCACTAGCTTTATTATTAATAATTATACTGTTTGCTGCTGTAGTTTACTTTTTTTATCGTAGTTCTAAAATAGCAACACAAAATAAATTATGGTCTGGTATGGCAAAAGAAACAGCTCACCAAATTGGCACTCCTTTGTCCTCATTAATAGGTTGGACAGAGATTTTAAAAACCGAAGAAGTAAACCCAGAATACATAGTTGAAATTGAAAAAGATATAGATAGATTACAAACTATTACAGAACGTTTTAGTAAAATAGGATCACTACCAACCTTAGAAAAAGCAGATATTGTAATAGAAACCCAAAAAACTTACGAATACTTAAAAACGCGATCTTCAAAGCTTATAAATTTTAAAATTATAACGCCTAACCAACCTGTTTTTGTAAATTTGAACCCTCAATTATATAGTTGGACAATTGAGAATTTGGTTAAAAATGCTATTGATGCCATGAAAGGTAAAGGCAGTTTAACTATAAAAATATCTAACCTTGAAAATAAAGTACTTATTATGGTTACAGATACTGGTAAAGGTTTAACAAAAAAACAATTTAACTCTATTTTCGAACCTGGTTATACTACAAAAAAACGTGGTTGGGGATTAGGCTTATCTCTTGCAAGAAGAATTGTTGAAGATTTTCATGGTGGTAAAATTAAAGTTGCACAATCTATTATTGAAAAAGGTACTACAATGCAAATAACCTTTAAAACTATTTAA